In the genome of Bordetella avium, the window GTAGCGGCCTTCTTCCTCGTCGTATTCGAACATGGGGAAGTCCACCACCCACAGCGGACGCCAGCCGCCAGAGAACAGGCCGGTTTTTTTGCCGAACTCGCTATGGCCGATCTTCACGCGCAACGCGCCGAGGGCATCGTTGACGACCTTGGCGCGGTCTGCGCCGAAGAAAATGATGTCGCCATCCTGAGCACCCGTGCGCTTGACCAGTTCAGCCAGAGCCGCGTCGTGCAGGTTCTTCACGATGGGCGATTGCAGGCCTTCACGGCCCTTGGCCACGTCATTGACCTTAATGTAGGCCAGCCCCTTGGCGCCATAGATGCCGACGAACTGCGTGTACGCATCGATCTCGCTGCGAGAAAGCTCGCCGCCACCCGGCACGCGCAGGGCGACTACACGGCTGCCCTGCGTGGTGGCCGCAGAGGCGAACACCTTGAAGTCCACGTCGCGCATGATGTCGGCCACATCGGTGAACTCGAGGTTCACGCGCATATCCGGCTTGTCGGAACCAAAGCGCGCCATCGCTTCGGTCCAGGTCATGATGGGGAAGGGATCGGGCAGATCGACATTCTGCACCACCTTGAAGACATGACGGATCATGCTTTCGAAAACGGCGCGGATCTCGGTTTCGGTCAGGAACGAGGTTTCGCAGTCGATCTGGGTAAATTCAGGCTGACGGTCAGCGCGCAGATCTTCGTCGCGGAAGCACTTGGTGATCTGGTAGTAACGGTCAAAGCCCGACACCATCAGCATCTGCTTGAACAGCTGGGGCGACTGAGGCAAGGCAAAGAAATGTCCGGCGTTCACGCGCGAAGGCACGAGGTAGTCACGGGCGCCCTCAGGAGTGCTCTTGGTCAGCATGGGGGTTTCGATATCAATGAAACCCAGTTGATCCAGAAACTTGCGCACTTCGATGGAGACGCGGTAGCGCAGCATCAGGTTGCGCTGCATCTGCGGACGGCGCAGGTCCAGCACACGGTGCGTAAGACGGGTGGTCTCGGAGAGGTTGTCGTCGTCGAGCTGGAACGGCGGCGTCACCGAGGGATTCAGGATTTCGACGTCACGGCACAGCACTTCCACCTCGCCCGAGGCCAGCTCGGCGTTGGTCGTGCCCTGGGGACGTTCGCGCACCAGCCCGGTCACGCGTACGCAAAACTCATTGCGCAGACGCTCGGCAGTGCCAAAGGCGCCGGCATTGTCTGGATCAAACACGATCTGGGCCAGCCCCGTGCGGTCGCGCAGGTCGATAAAAATCACCCCGCCGTGGTCGCGGCGGCGGTTCACCCAGCCGTACAGGGTGACAGTCTGGCCGAGATGGTCACGGCAAACCTGACCGGTGTAGCAGGTACGCATGCGGGATAACTCCGTTATAGGCTTGTAAGCGTAAAAAGGTTACGGTTCGGCGCGATGCGCCTCTGCCGGCGGGTGAGGGTGCATGCCGGAATGATCCGGCGGCGCCACCACGCCCATGGAAACGATGTACTTCAATGCCGCGTCGACCGACATGTCGAGATCGACCACTTCGCTGCGCGGCATCATGAGAAAAAAGCCCGAGGTCGGGTTGGGCGTAGTCGGGACGTACACGCTCAGGTGTTCACCCGGCAGATGCTGGGCGACCTCGCCACTCGGGGCACCTGTCAGAAAGGCAATGGTCCAGGAACCGGCACGCGGGTACTGGATCAGCACCGCCTGCCGGAATGCACGCCCATTGGGGGCGAGTACGGTGTCGCTGACTTGTTTGACCGAGTTGTAAATAGAGCGTACCAGCGGGATGCGTCCAAGAATACGTTCCCACTGGTCAAAAAGGCTACGCCCGATCAAATTGGCTGCCAACACGCCGGTAAGCAGCACCACCACGATCACCAGCACGAAGCCGAAACCGGGAATCTCGACGCCAAACAATGATTCTGACGACAGAAACCCTGGCACAAAGCCTTCGAGGGTGGCGACCAGCAGCCCCAGTACCCAGATCGTGATGGCCAGAGGTACCCAGATGAGCAGGCCGGCGATGAAATACTTCTTGAACACGATTAATCGGAAGTGCTTGAGGTGGGCGGACTCGCAGGCGGACTCGCACTCACCGCAGCGTCGCCGCTGCTCGGCGCGCTGGCGGTTTCGGCAGGCGCCGCCTTGCCGGTGGCAGCGTTGCTCGCACTGTTATTGCGGAAATCGGTTACGTACCAGCCCGATCCCTTGAGCTGAAAACCGGCGGCTGTCACCTGCTTGTTGAAGGTGTTGTGGCCGCATTCCGGACAGACAGTAAGTGGCGCATCGGACATTTTCTGCAGCACGTCTTTCGCGTAGCCGCAGCTACTGCATTTATAAGCGTAAATAGGCATGAAATGAAGGCTCCCAGCCGCACCGGCAAAGTGTTTCAGGCCCGGCGCACCCCCAAGAAAACATGAGGAAGCCCCTGAGCCCAGCCGAAAAATACGGGAAAGTCTTGAATTTTAGCGGTTTTTACGAACGTTCCCGGCATCCGCTTGCACAGCCCCTAAGGATGCGACCCC includes:
- the aspS gene encoding aspartate--tRNA ligase; protein product: MRTCYTGQVCRDHLGQTVTLYGWVNRRRDHGGVIFIDLRDRTGLAQIVFDPDNAGAFGTAERLRNEFCVRVTGLVRERPQGTTNAELASGEVEVLCRDVEILNPSVTPPFQLDDDNLSETTRLTHRVLDLRRPQMQRNLMLRYRVSIEVRKFLDQLGFIDIETPMLTKSTPEGARDYLVPSRVNAGHFFALPQSPQLFKQMLMVSGFDRYYQITKCFRDEDLRADRQPEFTQIDCETSFLTETEIRAVFESMIRHVFKVVQNVDLPDPFPIMTWTEAMARFGSDKPDMRVNLEFTDVADIMRDVDFKVFASAATTQGSRVVALRVPGGGELSRSEIDAYTQFVGIYGAKGLAYIKVNDVAKGREGLQSPIVKNLHDAALAELVKRTGAQDGDIIFFGADRAKVVNDALGALRVKIGHSEFGKKTGLFSGGWRPLWVVDFPMFEYDEEEGRYTAAHHPFTSPKDGHEDFLETDPSQAFAKAYDMVLNGWEIGGGSVRIHREEVQSKVFRALKIGPDEAREKFGFLLDALQYGAPPHGGIAFGLDRIVTMMTGADSIRDVIAFPKTQRAQDLLTQAPSSVDDKQLRELHIRLRNTEVK
- a CDS encoding FmdB family zinc ribbon protein — encoded protein: MPIYAYKCSSCGYAKDVLQKMSDAPLTVCPECGHNTFNKQVTAAGFQLKGSGWYVTDFRNNSASNAATGKAAPAETASAPSSGDAAVSASPPASPPTSSTSD
- a CDS encoding DUF502 domain-containing protein; its protein translation is MFKKYFIAGLLIWVPLAITIWVLGLLVATLEGFVPGFLSSESLFGVEIPGFGFVLVIVVVLLTGVLAANLIGRSLFDQWERILGRIPLVRSIYNSVKQVSDTVLAPNGRAFRQAVLIQYPRAGSWTIAFLTGAPSGEVAQHLPGEHLSVYVPTTPNPTSGFFLMMPRSEVVDLDMSVDAALKYIVSMGVVAPPDHSGMHPHPPAEAHRAEP